The window TAATCAGATTCTTGAAACACTTGTAGAGAATGGGATTGCGGGATTGATTGCTCAAATTATTTTCTTTGTTTCATTTTTCAAGACAATAAATACTGGTATTAAAAAGAGCGATGACTCCATAAAAAAAGTTATTCTCTTGGGATGTTTCACAGGTGTTGCGGCAATACTCTTCCATGGCATTATAGGAAGCTTCTGGCGAAGCAGAATGATATTTCTTTTAATGATATTAATGGGGATTGGCACAAGTTGTGCCGTTTATTCAGATTTGAAGGATTCAGATGTCATAGAAATAGTTGACAGCCAATGGGAAAAAGAAAAAGAAAAAAAATTAGCGGCTCAAATTTGATAGAGCTATACAGTCGGCTGTTTCAGTATGTAAAAAAATACTGGTTTAGGATGGTCGTTGGCACATCTTTTGCTCTTGTTGTCTCTTCTACCAAAGGGCTTACGGCATGGGCTGTTAAACCTGCCCTTGATGAGATTTTTCTCAAAGGTGATAAAACAAAATTGATACTTTTGCCAATAGGAATATTACTCCTTTTTGGCGTGCAGGGAATGGCGCGGTATCTTCAAAACTACCTGATGAAGCATGTTGCCCTGAAAGTTGTGATGGAAATTCGGAGAGATCTATACAATCATATTCAAAGTCTCAGTCTTTCTTTTTTTCATAAAATTCCCTGCGGGGCTTTGATGTCAAGGATAACGAACGATGTAAAAATTCTTTCTTCTGTTGCTTCTGATATTATTCCTGATTTTTTAAGGCAGATTTTTACTCTCTTTTCGCTCATTGCTGTGCTCTTTTATCAGGATTGGCAGCTTGCTATTATTGCGGTTTTTATTCTCCCTTTTGTAGGGATAATGATGAATTCTTTTGGAAAGAAAATTAAGAAAATAAGCAAAAAGAGTTTGGAAAACAGCGCAAGCCTAAATTCAGTCCTTCAGGAATCCTTTTCAGGAATAAAAATAGTAAAGGCATTTGTTATGGAAGAATATGAGAAAAAAAGATTTCAAAAAGTGAATAAAAGAAATTTTGATATAAGTATGAAAGGAGTAAGGGTTAATGAAATAAGTTCGCCTCTTATGGAGTTTTTAGGTGCCATAGCAGGCGCATTTATATTGTGGTATGGAGGATTTAGAGTAATAAACGGATACAGCACACCGGGAACATTCTTTTCATTTTTAGCGGCTCTTGCCCTTCTCTATGACCCTTTGAGAAAACTCACTAAAATGAACAATCAAATTCAAAAAGCTATGGCAGGTGCTGAAAGGGTCTTTGAGCTAATGGATACGATGCCTGAAATTAAAGAAAGTGAATCGCCCATCCATATTGATTCATTCAAAGAGAAAATTGAATTTGAAAATGTTTCCTTTATGTATAACAAAAAGGATGGATTAGTTTTGAAAAATATCAATTTTTCAATAAAGAAAGGAGAAATAGTCGCTATTGTAGGCCCAAGCGGCGTTGGCAAATCTACTTTAGTTGACCTAATACCTCGATTCTATGACCCTACAGAAGGAAAAATCCTGATAGACGGCATAGATATATCCGAAGTTTCTCTTTCATCTCTTCGCTCAATGATAGGAATAGTAACACAAGAGACATTCCTTTTTAATGACACAATTGCCAACAATATTGCTTATGGTAGGCAGAATGCAGCTATGGAAGAAGTTATAGAAGCTGCAAAGCTTGCTTATGCCCACGATTTTATATCTGCTTTTCCTGATGGTTACGATACTGTCATAGGCGAGAGAGGCGTAAGATTATCAGGAGGAGAAAAGCAAAGGATTTCGATTGCCCGTGCAATTCTTAAAAACCCTGATATTCTAATTCTCGATGAAGCAACTTCAGCACTTGATTCAGAATCTGAGAAAATGGTGCAAAAAGCCCTTGAAAACTTGATGAAGGAGAGAACGACTTTTGTCATAGCTCACCGTCTTTCAACAATTGTTCATGCAGACCGTATCATTGTACTCAGTG is drawn from Candidatus Schekmanbacteria bacterium and contains these coding sequences:
- the msbA gene encoding lipid A export permease/ATP-binding protein MsbA; the encoded protein is MELYSRLFQYVKKYWFRMVVGTSFALVVSSTKGLTAWAVKPALDEIFLKGDKTKLILLPIGILLLFGVQGMARYLQNYLMKHVALKVVMEIRRDLYNHIQSLSLSFFHKIPCGALMSRITNDVKILSSVASDIIPDFLRQIFTLFSLIAVLFYQDWQLAIIAVFILPFVGIMMNSFGKKIKKISKKSLENSASLNSVLQESFSGIKIVKAFVMEEYEKKRFQKVNKRNFDISMKGVRVNEISSPLMEFLGAIAGAFILWYGGFRVINGYSTPGTFFSFLAALALLYDPLRKLTKMNNQIQKAMAGAERVFELMDTMPEIKESESPIHIDSFKEKIEFENVSFMYNKKDGLVLKNINFSIKKGEIVAIVGPSGVGKSTLVDLIPRFYDPTEGKILIDGIDISEVSLSSLRSMIGIVTQETFLFNDTIANNIAYGRQNAAMEEVIEAAKLAYAHDFISAFPDGYDTVIGERGVRLSGGEKQRISIARAILKNPDILILDEATSALDSESEKMVQKALENLMKERTTFVIAHRLSTIVHADRIIVLSDGTIAEIGRHEELLKKKGIYSKLYEIQFRSAEESQKLVTH